The following proteins come from a genomic window of Motilibacter peucedani:
- the cbiE gene encoding precorrin-6y C5,15-methyltransferase (decarboxylating) subunit CbiE produces the protein MITVIGWDGSELSAEALRTLEKATFVTGGSRHLDALPVPPGARTVVMGNVERALDELERHDGDAVVLASGDPGFFGIVRALQQRSLRYAVVPAVSSVALAFARAGLPWDDALVVSAHGRDLRPVVNACRAFGKVAVLTGPGAGPSELAEALSGLPRSLVVGERLGTADERVTEFSASRPVARDWAEPNVVLVLAVKPGPSERGWLAGPAAAPSGWALPDDDFAHRDGMITKAEVRALVLPRLAPTVGTLVWDVGAGSGSVAVECARFGAAVVAVERDGQQVGRIRTNAGRHGVDVQVVTGAAPAALVGLPDPDAVFVGGGGAEVVAAVVARQPARVVVALAALDRLAPVRDLLHDNGYDVEGTLISASRIAPLPDGSSRLAATNPVLVVSGVRP, from the coding sequence GTGATCACCGTCATCGGCTGGGACGGCTCCGAGCTCTCGGCGGAGGCACTGCGTACGTTGGAGAAGGCGACGTTCGTCACCGGCGGATCGCGCCACCTCGACGCGCTCCCGGTGCCTCCTGGCGCGCGCACCGTCGTGATGGGCAACGTCGAGCGGGCGCTCGACGAGCTCGAGCGCCACGACGGCGACGCCGTCGTGCTGGCCAGCGGTGACCCCGGCTTCTTCGGCATCGTGCGCGCGCTGCAGCAGCGGAGCCTGAGGTACGCCGTGGTGCCCGCCGTCTCGTCGGTGGCCCTGGCGTTCGCGCGGGCGGGGCTGCCGTGGGACGACGCACTCGTCGTCAGCGCCCACGGCCGCGACCTCCGACCGGTGGTCAACGCCTGCCGGGCGTTCGGCAAGGTGGCCGTGCTGACGGGCCCGGGAGCCGGACCTTCGGAGCTCGCAGAGGCATTGTCTGGCCTGCCGAGGTCGCTGGTGGTCGGCGAACGGCTCGGCACGGCCGACGAGCGCGTCACGGAGTTCTCCGCTTCGCGCCCGGTCGCCCGCGACTGGGCCGAGCCCAACGTCGTGCTCGTGCTGGCGGTGAAGCCCGGACCGTCGGAGCGCGGCTGGCTGGCGGGTCCCGCCGCGGCCCCCTCCGGCTGGGCGCTGCCCGACGACGACTTCGCCCACCGCGACGGCATGATCACCAAGGCTGAGGTGCGCGCCCTGGTCCTGCCCCGGCTCGCACCGACCGTCGGGACGCTCGTCTGGGACGTCGGCGCCGGCAGTGGCAGCGTGGCCGTGGAGTGCGCCCGCTTCGGTGCCGCCGTGGTGGCCGTGGAGCGTGACGGGCAGCAGGTCGGGCGCATCCGCACCAACGCCGGCCGCCACGGCGTCGACGTGCAGGTCGTCACCGGCGCCGCGCCGGCGGCGCTCGTCGGGCTGCCCGACCCGGACGCCGTCTTCGTCGGTGGCGGCGGTGCTGAGGTGGTCGCCGCCGTCGTCGCCCGGCAGCCCGCACGCGTGGTCGTCGCGCTCGCCGCCCTGGACCGACTCGCCCCCGTCCGCGACCTGCTGCACGACAACGGCTACGACGTCGAAGGAACGCTCATCTCCGCTTCCCGCATCGCCCCCCTGCCCGACGGGTCCTCCCGGCTGGCCGCCACGAACCCCGTCCTCGTCGTGAGCGGGGTGCGGCCGTGA
- the cobJ gene encoding precorrin-3B C(17)-methyltransferase has product MIGLVAVTAAGRAAAAELAAAWPDETRTYDTPAREALAAAWGECESVVAFLAVGAAVRLVAPLLGAKDEDPGLVCVDEGRRWAVAVVGGHAGGANALAERVSGALLAQPVVTTATDSARVQALDMLGWPVEGAVARVSRALLDGEAVRLEADAVWPLPALPTTVGDAGEVTLRVTDRVVTLDAATAVLRPPSLVVGAGASRGVTADEVLSLVDASLAAAGLSPASVRHLATVEAKADEQGIVEAASTRGWSLVVHPADVLAAVDVPNPSDVVLAEVGTPSVAEASALVEPGAELLVAKQKSAMATVAVARLRPRGRLAVVGLGPGARDLMAPRAAAELARASVVVGLDQYLDQVRDLIRPGTRVLSSGLGDEEARALSAVAEARAGHAVALIGSGDAGVYAMASPALVAAGDDIDVVGVPGITAALAASALLGAPLGHDAAYVSLSDLHTPWDAIERRVQACAEGDFVTVFYNPRSRQRDWQLPKALGILAAHRPPTTPVGVVRNASRPGERTLVTTLTELDPADVDMFSVVLVGSTNTTTVAGRIVTPRGYTWQS; this is encoded by the coding sequence GTGATCGGCCTCGTCGCCGTCACGGCCGCCGGGCGTGCAGCGGCCGCGGAGCTCGCCGCCGCCTGGCCCGACGAGACCCGCACCTACGACACGCCCGCCCGTGAGGCGCTCGCCGCCGCCTGGGGCGAGTGCGAGTCGGTCGTGGCCTTCCTGGCGGTCGGTGCCGCGGTCCGGCTGGTGGCACCGCTGCTCGGCGCCAAGGACGAGGACCCCGGTTTGGTCTGCGTCGACGAGGGCCGTCGCTGGGCGGTCGCCGTCGTGGGGGGCCACGCCGGTGGGGCCAACGCCCTGGCCGAGCGAGTGTCCGGAGCCCTGTTGGCACAGCCCGTCGTCACCACCGCCACCGACTCCGCCCGCGTGCAGGCTCTCGACATGCTGGGCTGGCCGGTCGAGGGCGCGGTCGCGCGCGTGTCGCGCGCGCTGCTCGACGGGGAGGCCGTCCGCCTCGAGGCCGACGCTGTCTGGCCGCTGCCTGCCCTGCCGACGACCGTGGGCGACGCGGGGGAGGTCACCCTGCGGGTGACCGACCGGGTGGTGACGCTCGACGCCGCGACCGCGGTGCTGCGGCCGCCGTCGCTGGTCGTCGGGGCCGGTGCCAGCAGGGGAGTGACCGCCGACGAGGTGCTGTCGCTGGTCGACGCCTCGCTGGCTGCGGCCGGCCTCAGCCCGGCGAGCGTGCGCCACCTCGCGACCGTCGAGGCGAAGGCCGACGAGCAGGGCATCGTCGAAGCCGCCAGTACGCGCGGCTGGTCTCTCGTGGTCCACCCCGCCGACGTGCTCGCCGCCGTCGACGTGCCCAACCCGAGCGACGTCGTGCTCGCCGAGGTCGGCACGCCGAGCGTGGCGGAGGCCTCCGCGCTGGTCGAGCCGGGCGCCGAGCTGCTCGTGGCCAAGCAGAAGTCCGCGATGGCGACGGTGGCGGTGGCGAGACTGCGGCCCCGCGGCCGGCTGGCCGTCGTCGGCCTCGGCCCCGGCGCCCGCGACCTCATGGCTCCGCGCGCCGCCGCCGAGCTCGCCCGGGCCTCGGTCGTGGTCGGGCTCGACCAGTACCTCGACCAGGTGCGCGACCTGATCCGGCCCGGCACCCGCGTGCTGTCCTCCGGGCTGGGCGACGAGGAGGCCCGCGCGCTCAGTGCCGTCGCCGAGGCGCGCGCCGGGCACGCCGTGGCGCTGATCGGCTCGGGCGACGCGGGCGTCTACGCGATGGCCTCCCCGGCGCTGGTCGCCGCGGGCGACGACATCGACGTCGTCGGCGTGCCCGGCATCACCGCGGCGCTCGCCGCATCGGCGCTGCTCGGGGCGCCCCTCGGCCACGACGCCGCCTACGTCAGCCTGAGCGACCTCCACACGCCGTGGGACGCGATCGAGCGCCGGGTCCAGGCGTGCGCCGAGGGCGACTTCGTCACCGTCTTCTACAACCCGCGCAGCCGGCAGCGCGACTGGCAGCTGCCGAAGGCGCTGGGGATCCTTGCCGCGCACCGGCCGCCCACCACCCCGGTCGGCGTCGTGCGCAACGCCTCCCGGCCGGGGGAGCGCACGCTGGTCACGACGCTGACCGAGCTCGACCCGGCCGACGTCGACATGTTTTCCGTGGTCTTAGTCGGCTCCACCAACACGACCACGGTCGCCGGCCGCATCGTCACACCACGGGGCTACACGTGGCAGAGCTGA
- a CDS encoding 4Fe-4S dicluster domain-containing protein, which yields MAELKADVGPCQGCGACLLTCPEHAIVPRGGTLVVLGRCSGCGECVEVCPVDAIELVPA from the coding sequence GTGGCAGAGCTGAAGGCCGACGTGGGGCCGTGCCAAGGATGCGGCGCGTGCCTGCTCACCTGCCCCGAGCACGCGATCGTCCCGCGCGGCGGGACGCTGGTCGTGCTCGGCCGCTGCTCCGGCTGCGGCGAGTGCGTCGAGGTCTGCCCGGTCGACGCCATCGAGCTGGTGCCGGCATGA
- a CDS encoding precorrin-8X methylmutase, which yields MTRSVHPIEVESYAILRSRVDTSHLPPLTRAVVERVIHASADTAYLSELVTDEQSLRRGWEALRAGAPVVVDAEMVGAGITTRSTVCHIRTAVPLEGETRSAAGFRQAFAEVGPGAVWVVGNAPTALFALLELDVAPALVVGLPVGFVGAVESKAALRESGLPAVSNISEKGGSAVASAAVNALLYTEEPS from the coding sequence ATGACCCGCTCGGTCCACCCCATCGAGGTCGAGTCCTACGCGATCCTGCGCTCGCGGGTCGACACGTCGCACCTGCCGCCGCTCACACGGGCCGTCGTGGAGCGCGTGATCCACGCGAGCGCCGACACCGCGTACCTCTCGGAGCTCGTCACCGACGAGCAGTCGCTGCGCCGCGGCTGGGAGGCGCTGCGCGCCGGTGCTCCTGTCGTCGTCGACGCCGAGATGGTCGGCGCCGGCATCACCACCCGGTCCACCGTGTGCCACATACGCACCGCTGTGCCGCTCGAGGGCGAGACCCGCTCAGCCGCCGGCTTCCGGCAGGCGTTCGCGGAGGTCGGCCCGGGCGCGGTCTGGGTGGTCGGCAACGCGCCCACCGCGCTGTTCGCGCTGCTCGAGCTCGACGTCGCGCCCGCCCTCGTGGTCGGGCTGCCCGTCGGGTTCGTCGGAGCCGTCGAGTCCAAGGCAGCCCTGCGAGAGTCGGGACTGCCTGCTGTCAGCAACATCTCGGAGAAGGGCGGGTCCGCCGTCGCCTCGGCAGCGGTCAACGCCCTGCTCTACACGGAGGAGCCGTCGTGA